AGTCAAAGCATAACAGCGCCCTGTTCATGACGTTCAAAGGCCTGATCGAACAGCAATATAAAGAACTGAAGAACGTGAGCGACTATGCCGCGCTGCTGCACATTAAACCGGTATTGCTCAACGAGATCAGCAAACAATTGTCGGGCATCACCGCCGGGGAGCACATCCGCAACCGCGTGATCCTGGAAGCCCAGCGCTATCTTTTCAACACCGATCTCACCGCGAAAGAGATCGCTTACACCCTGGGTTTTGAAGATCCCCACTATTTCTCCCGCTTTTTCAAGAAATACACCAACCAAACTCCGTCGGAATTCAAGGAACTTGCAAAAGCGTAATTACTTCATCGTAATAGCCTGATTGTCAAATTAATGTGGGATTGATAAAAAAAGTCCACCGTTTACATCATTCTATCCATTCCGGATAGATGTTATAACATGTACTTTTGTATTGTCTTTTAAAAGGAGGCAAATATGACACACACCACAAAGCAAGTAGCACACATTTACCAAGGCGCGCAGGCCCATATGGTTGGCGACGGATTCAAGGTGCAGAACCTTTTTCCCGGCGGCAACAAGATGATAGGCAAGCAGTTGAGCCCGTTTTTCCTGTTGGATTATGCGGCCCCTCACTACTTTGCGCCTTCGGAAACGCCCCGCGGCGTGGAAGAGCACCCGCACAGGGGGTTCGAAACGGTAACCATCGCCTACCAGGGCGCCCTTGAGCACCGGGACTCCGGCGGCAACAGCGGCAAAATCGGCCCGGGCGACGTACAATGGATGACCGCCGCTTCCGGCGTTGTCCATGAAGAAAAGCACGAACGCGAATTCACCCGCAACGGCGGCGTCCTCGAAATGGCACAGCTTTGGGTAAACCTTCCCAAAGCCCATAAAATGGACCCGCCCCGCTACCAGTCGATCCTCGACACCGACATCCCCGTGAAAGACCTCGGGAACGGCAGCTTTGCCCGCGTCATCGCGGGAAATTTCGAAGAAGTTAACGGTCCCGCAAAAACCTTTACGCCCGTCAACTTGTTCGATATACGGCTCACTGCCGGAACGGAAACCACCCTCACCCTGCCCGATTGGTACAACACGGGTATCGTGGTGCTGAAAGGCGCGGTTTCCATCAACGGCACGCATGCCGCCAAAGCCGTGGAAATAGCGGTATTCGAACAGAAAGGCGCATCCATCACGGTGAAAGCGGAAGAAGACAGCACCTTGCTGGTCCTCAACGGCGAGCCTATCCGCGAATCCATCTTCGCATACGGCCCCTTCGTGATGAACACTAAAGAAGAAATCATACAAGCCATCGACGATTTTAACGACGGTAAAATGGGCCGGCTGAACTAAACAACAACATCTGAACCTGAACCATTCATTCATCAAACAACTTAAAAAATTACCAACAATGGCAACCTGGAAAATTGACACCGCACACAGCGAAATCGAATTCAAAGTGAAACACCTCATGATCACCAACGTAACCGGCCACTTCGCCACTTACGACGCCACGGTGACCGCCGGCAACGACGACTTCTCCGATGCTAAAATCAGCTTTGAAGCCGATGTGAACAGCATCAGCACCAAAAACGCCCAGCGCGACGAGCACCTGAAAAGCC
Above is a genomic segment from Chitinophaga pollutisoli containing:
- a CDS encoding pirin family protein, encoding MTHTTKQVAHIYQGAQAHMVGDGFKVQNLFPGGNKMIGKQLSPFFLLDYAAPHYFAPSETPRGVEEHPHRGFETVTIAYQGALEHRDSGGNSGKIGPGDVQWMTAASGVVHEEKHEREFTRNGGVLEMAQLWVNLPKAHKMDPPRYQSILDTDIPVKDLGNGSFARVIAGNFEEVNGPAKTFTPVNLFDIRLTAGTETTLTLPDWYNTGIVVLKGAVSINGTHAAKAVEIAVFEQKGASITVKAEEDSTLLVLNGEPIRESIFAYGPFVMNTKEEIIQAIDDFNDGKMGRLN